One Hemibagrus wyckioides isolate EC202008001 linkage group LG09, SWU_Hwy_1.0, whole genome shotgun sequence DNA segment encodes these proteins:
- the znf106a gene encoding zinc finger protein 106 isoform X2, with amino-acid sequence MQIYDNPHNKCIYVQVKSLLLLRQMYVLLTISSFRYTVHFCYGLKYIITTIMGKTQTCILCEIVYNSKQEMDEHMRSMLHHRELENLKGRDCGHECRACGVTVKSLTEYADHISSPMHKQRVEAFDHQISKVDQDEGYFDKEMVELIEKRKKFIRQEEAALKRAREERETMRKWQDIKEQWHDPRQWRHQQGGSWGPRFPNFPLPSRGGLNTNLHEPHRGPEFDCDSWNRRQIRSATWHAEGPPDLQRWQSFDGRGRSLHSRGNYWGGRPGMYAGCPPQQRNQSAWSNTEGNRGNFDRQNDLNWQHSKANHCTAVSRIHHLQKPHHSTESQKKFFQKQEGCAENDPGKGKGKCDKTHRWAPYPPTLLGDPLSQSDVQPSTDNVNFDSPGHSNKRDLNVNNQDLEQKNDVEECRKQSPIKRNDSSGKTQRLNHTSSPPSSLPSPSQKLERPTKHSEKSVAADPGSVTNLSRTSSQDSVTSKASKHSHSSSRSPPAVSTDQEREHLLSVMLRKAKENLLHNHTSVEKSATEDDFRGAELHIQEDELLEVSELSSTKDCSRSKKKSKEHNGRRKEEEHNEKSKEWQSHGTEVAVPSDCSTNDINMLSLQSLQVSTSTMDREDEDDGAEREEDLVQDHGTQATDEGMSDSEGSRTSHSLATVPSLKKLALPASLTRDLNRHIGSKGKGIAHEPNLNIARRFRNVSGTHENEKDSGLKPTLRHLISSSASRRNVNWDQVYQEVHRKKQEQGKGLPRFGIEMVPKEPEGTSHMEDDVPLCEGFHWDSVADVSVFPRKRNMSESSVVTYSTTASRSLLREAEPTSVMNLQNTAKARLQTAPSPKEKDCDDQRDNKGIAQAKEHVKEMDVQKPVQDTEPVDAESSCMSSAELNGAKKRRAVGDVASPEIPNAERKNKRLKIKPKKELSQLDELLAVSLREEELNSSLQAVDSSLIQARSALQSAYMEVQRLLMVKQQVTAEMSSLRTKRIEILQGLQGGSDSPTRNCDENLSTSPILPLPSLASPENNVKPSYPATTSSILSPSPTSSPPVFAIKQERLSPITVNPAREPTGSPLSGLHSTTPEQSAAAATETDVEPVSLDANIKCSLNVKLCQKNIECAQDQKSELSPDHQAYLASQEHTQDLNPVSPKCSPPHNSPDAKAGKRIRKLKKKRVLRNTQTSKQPDISDSEQDSSQPVRPVRKLRSRRRNIGSCYSPPAAAEVKEESMEVTCAPDHLPETKGPTLASAGKETQDSDSSELEMVELPQSVPMEVVNLDSDEEERNLPQVSKESAAETAQSQNLACNEVTSTSEIDTSSVVTSCESAKNVTLAVIKESKASSASSDAGEEDMPTEGSFEGHQEAVNGMQIHNGLLYTCSGDRTIRAFNLLSRKCVAVFDGHSSKVNCLVVSSGPGVPQRLYSGSSDQTIRCYNIKTRECVQQLGLPDRVLCLHNRWKVLYVGLGNGSVVTFSLKNNKQLDVFDCHGPRAVSCLATAQEGARRVLLVGSYDTTISVRDAKSGLLLRTLEGHTKTVLCMKVVNDLVFSGSSDQSVHAHNIHTGELVRVYKGHSHAVTVVAILGKVMVTACLDKLVRVFELQSHDRLQVYGGHSDMVMCMVIHKSMIYTGCYNGSVQAVRLNLLQNYRCWWHGCSLVFGVMEHLQQHLLNDHTSHTQQTLKCRWKNCDSFFNSRNGFKQAVQAHMQKHAEEDSKLES; translated from the exons ATGCAAATATATGATAACCCTCATAATAAGTGCATTTACGTACAAGTTAAGAGCTTGCTTTTGCTCAGGCAAATGTATGTGTTGTTAACAATTTCCTCTTTCAGATATACAGTGCATTTCTGTTATGGGCTAAAAtatatcatcaccaccatcatggGGAAAACCCAGACCTGCATTTTGTGTGAAATTGTCTACAACTCCAAACAG GAGATGGATGAGCATATGAGAAGTATGCTTCATCATCGCGAGCTGGAGAATCTTAAAGGCCG GGACTGTGGGCACGAGTGTCGGGCATGTGGGGTGACTGTGAAAAGCCTGACAGAGTATGCAGATCACATCTCCAGCCCCATGCACAAGCAGCGTGTGGAAGCCTTTGACCACCAGATATCTAAAGTAGACCAGGATGAGGGCTACTTTGATAAAGAGATGGTGGAGCTCATTGAAAAACGGAAGAAATTCATCAG ACAAGAGGAAGCAGCTTTGAAGAGGGccagagaggaaagagagaccATGAGAAAGTGGCAAGATATTAAGGAACAGTGGCACGATCCTAGGCAGTGGCGCCACCAACAAGGTGGCTCTTGGGGCCCAAGATTCCCCAACTTTCCCCTGCCATCCAGAGGTGGATTGAATACCAACTTGCATGAACCACACAGAGGCCCCGAGTTTGATTGTGACAGTTGGAACAGACGCCAGATTAGGAGCGCCACTTGGCATGCTGAAGGGCCCCCTGACTTGCAGAGATGGCAATCCTTTGATGGACGAGGAAGAAGCTTGCACAGTAGGGGAAACTATTGGGGAGGAAGACCGGGAATGTATGCAGGTTGCCCTCCACAGCAGAGAAACCAGTCAGCCTGGTCCAACACAGAAGGCAACAGAGGGAACTTTGACAGACAAAATGACTTGAATTGGCAACACTCCAAAGCTAATCACTGCACTGCAGTATCTAGGATACATCACCTGCAGAAACCACATCATAGTACTGAGAGCCAGAAAAAGTTCTTCCAAAAACAGGAAGGTTGTGCAGAGAATGATCCTGGAAAGGGGAAGGGGAAGTGTGACAAGACCCATCGTTGGGCACCATATCCTCCAACTTTGCTTGGAGATCCTTTATCTCAAAGTGATGTCCAGCCTTCTACAGATAACGTGAATTTTGACTCTCCTGGGCATAGTAACAAACGAGATTTGAATGTAAACAACCAAGACTTGGAGCAAAAAAATGACGTGGAAGAGTGCAGAAAGCAGAGTCCCATTAAGAGAAATGACAGCAGTGGGAAAACACAGAGACTAAATCATACATCTTCACCACCTTCTTCCTTGCCTTCACCTTCTCAAAAACTTGAGAGGCCCACCAAGCATTCTGAAAAAAGTGTTGCTGCTGACCCTGGTTCAGTGACTAATCTCAGTCGAACATCAAGTCAAGACTCTGTTACCTCTAAAGCTTCAAAGCATTCTCACTCAAGCTCCAGGTCCCCTCCAGCTGTATCGACTGACCAAGAACGGGAACATCTGCTTTCTGTAATGCTGCGCAAAGCAAAGGAGAACCTTTTGCATAATCATACCTCAGTAGAAAAGTCTGCTACAGAAGACGACTTCCGAGGTGCTGAACTGCATATCCAAGAAGATGAGTTGTTAGAAGTTTCAGAGTTAAGCAGTACAAAAGATTGCAGTAGAAGTAAGAAGAAATCAAAGGAGCACAacggaagaaggaaagaagaggAGCACAATGAAAAGAGCAAAGAATGGCAGTCCCACGGAACTGAGGTAGCTGTGCCATCTGACTGCTCAACAAACGACATCAATATGCTGTCTCTGCAATCACTGCAGGTCAGCACATCCACCATGGACCgggaagatgaggatgatggagcTGAAAGGGAGGAAGATCTTGTTCAAGATCACGGAACACAAGCTACAGATGAAGGCATGTCTGACAGTGAGGGCAGCCGCACAAGCCACTCTCTTGCCACGGTGCCTTCCCTGAAAAAGCTGGCCCTGCCTGCTAGTCTCACGCGGGATTTGAACCGGCACATTGGCAGCAAAGGCAAAGGAATTGCCCATGAGCCCAACCTGAACATTGCACGGCGTTTCAGGAACGTAAGTGGCACACATGAGAATGAAAAAGACAGTGGCCTGAAGCCCACCCTGCGACACCTCATCAGCTCCTCTGCCTCCAGAAGAAATGTTAACTGGGACCAGGTATATCAGGAGGTCCATCGCAAAAAGCAGGAGCAGGGCAAGGGTTTGCCGAG GTTTGGAATAGAGATGGTGCCCAAAGAGCCAGAGGGTACAAGCCACATGGAAGATGATGTTCCACTTTGTGAAGGCTTCCATTGGGACTCTGTAGCTGATGTGTCTGTATTTCCGCGCAAACGCAACATGTCAGAAAGCAGTGTTGTCACCTATAGCACTACAGCATCCCGTTCACTCCTCAGAGAAGCAGAACCAACTTCTGTCATGAACTTACAAAACACTGCCAAGGCAAGGCTTCAGACTGCTCCCTCACCTAAAGAGAAGGATTGTGATGATCAAAGGGATAATAAGGGCATAGCTCAAGCCAAAGAACACGTAAAGGAAATGGATGTACAAAAGCCTGTCCAGGACACAGAGCCTGTGGATGCTGAGAGTAGTTGCATGTCAAGCGCTGAGCTGAATGGAGCAAAGAAACGCAGAGCAGTGGGG GACGTGGCATCCCCAGAAATTCctaatgcagaaagaaaaaacaagaggCTGAAAATCAAGCCTAAGAAAG AACTCTCTCAGTTAGACGAGTTGTTGGCAGTTTCTTTGCGGGAGGAGGAACTGAACAGCTCTCTGCAGGCAGTGGATAGCAGTTTGATCCAGGCTCGATCAGCCCTGCAGTCTGCCTATATGGAAGTGCAGCGTCTGCTAATGGTCAAACAGCAG GTAACCGCAGAGATGAGTTCCCTGAGGACCAAGCGTATAGAAATTCTACAAGGGTTACAAG GAGGGTCTGATTCTCCAACAAGAAACTGTGATGAGAACCTGAGCACTTCACCAATCCTACCATTGCCCTCTTTGGCCTCGCCCGAAAATAATGTTAAGCCCAGTTATCCAGCTACTACTTCTTCCATCCTCTCACCATCGCCCACCTCTAGCCCACCTGTTTTTGCAATCAAACAGGAGCGTTTGTCACCCATAACTGTCAACCCAGCACGAGAGCCTACAGGCAGCCCACTTTCTGGCCTTCACAGTACCACTCCAGAGCAATCTGCAGCAGCTGCCACTGAGACTGATGTGGAACCTGTCAGTTTAG ATGCCAATATAAAGTGCAGTCTTAATGTAAAGCTGTGTCAGAAGAATATAGAATGTGCCCAGGATCAAAAGTCAGAGCTGTCTCCTGACCATCAAGCTTACCTTGCATCTCAGGAGCATACGCAAGATCTTAACCCAGTCTCTCCTAAGTGCTCTCCACCACACAATAGCCCAGACGCTAAAGCTGGAAAGCGTATAAGAAAGCTGAAAAAGAAGAGGGttctgagaaacacacagacaagcaaGCAGCCAGACATCAGTGACTCCGAGCAAGATTCCAGTCAACCGGTCCGGCCTGTTCGCAAGCTACGTTCTCGCCGGCGCAACATTGGCTCATGCTACTCTCCCCCTGCTGCTGCTGAAGTAAAAGAGGAGAGCATGGAGGTGACATGTGCACCAGATCATCTCCCAGAAACAAAGGGACCAACACTGGCTTCTGCTGGAAAGGAGACTCAGGACTCTGACTCTTCAGAGCTGGAGATGGTGGAGCTCCCCCAGTCTGTACCTATGGAAGTAGTCAATTTGGACTCAGATGAGGAAGAAAGAAACCTTCCTCAAGTCTCCAAGGAGTCTGCTGCTGAGACGGCACAAAGCCAGAACCTTGCATGTAATGAGGTCACCTCTACCAGTGAAATTGACACCAGCAGTGTAGTCACAAGCTGTGAAAG TGCAAAGAATGTGACTCTGGCAGTTATAAAAGAGTCCAAAGCATCTTCCG CATCATCAGATGCTGGTGAAGAGGACATGCCAACTGAGGGCTCATTTGAGGGCCATCAGGAGGCTGTGAATGGAATGCAAATACATAATGGTTTGCTGTATACATGCTCAGGAGACCGCACCATACGAGCATTCAACCTGCTG AGTCGTAAGTGTGTGGCAGTGTTTGATGGGCACAGCAGTAAGGTGAACTGCTTGGTGGTGTCATCTGGACCTGGCGTGCCACAGCGACTCTACTCTGGATCTAGTGACCAAACCATCCGCTGCTATAACATCAAG ACCCGAGAGTGTGTGCAGCAGCTCGGCCTCCCTGACCGTGTACTTTGCCTTCATAACCGTTGGAAAGTGCTGTACGTCGGGCTGGGTAATGGCTCAGTGGTCACCTTCAGCCTCAAG AACAACAAGCAGCTAGATGTGTTTGACTGCCACGGGCCACGGGCAGTGAGCTGCTTGGCTACAGCACAGGAGGGAGCTCGGCGTGTGTTACTTGTTGGCTCTTATGACACCACCATCAGTGTAAGAGATGCCAAGAGTGGCCTTCTGCTGCGTACCCTAGAGGGACACACTAAAACAGTCCTCTGCATGAAG gtGGTGAACGATCTAGTCTTCAGTGGATCTAGTGACCAGTCTGTCCATGCACACAATATACAC ACGGGGGAGCTTGTAAGGGTCTATAAGGGCCATAGTCACGCTGTCACTGTGGTGGCCATACTGGGGAAGGTGATGGTCACAGCatgtctggacaagctggtCCGTGTGTTTGAGCTGCAG TCTCATGACAGGTTACAGGTGTATGGAGGACATTCAGACATGGTGATGTGTATGGTCATCCACAAGAGCATG ATCTACACAGGTTGTTATAATGGGAGTGTACAGGCTGTCCGGCTGAACCTACTTCAGAACTACCGCTGCTGG TGGCATGGATGCTCGCTGGTCTTTGGTGTAATGGAGCACCTGCAGCAGCACCTGTTGAATGACCACACCAGCCACACGCAGCAGACGCTCAAGTGCCGCTGGAAAAACTGTGACTCCTTCTTCAACTCCCGCAACGGCTTCAAACAG GCCGTGCAAGCTCACATGCAGAAACATGCAGAGGAGGACAGTAAACTGGAGTCTTAA
- the znf106a gene encoding zinc finger protein 106 isoform X1 — MQIYDNPHNKCIYVQVKSLLLLRQMYVLLTISSFRYTVHFCYGLKYIITTIMGKTQTCILCEIVYNSKQEMDEHMRSMLHHRELENLKGRDCGHECRACGVTVKSLTEYADHISSPMHKQRVEAFDHQISKVDQDEGYFDKEMVELIEKRKKFIRQEEAALKRAREERETMRKWQDIKEQWHDPRQWRHQQGGSWGPRFPNFPLPSRGGLNTNLHEPHRGPEFDCDSWNRRQIRSATWHAEGPPDLQRWQSFDGRGRSLHSRGNYWGGRPGMYAGCPPQQRNQSAWSNTEGNRGNFDRQNDLNWQHSKANHCTAVSRIHHLQKPHHSTESQKKFFQKQEGCAENDPGKGKGKCDKTHRWAPYPPTLLGDPLSQSDVQPSTDNVNFDSPGHSNKRDLNVNNQDLEQKNDVEECRKQSPIKRNDSSGKTQRLNHTSSPPSSLPSPSQKLERPTKHSEKSVAADPGSVTNLSRTSSQDSVTSKASKHSHSSSRSPPAVSTDQEREHLLSVMLRKAKENLLHNHTSVEKSATEDDFRGAELHIQEDELLEVSELSSTKDCSRSKKKSKEHNGRRKEEEHNEKSKEWQSHGTEVAVPSDCSTNDINMLSLQSLQVSTSTMDREDEDDGAEREEDLVQDHGTQATDEGMSDSEGSRTSHSLATVPSLKKLALPASLTRDLNRHIGSKGKGIAHEPNLNIARRFRNVSGTHENEKDSGLKPTLRHLISSSASRRNVNWDQVYQEVHRKKQEQGKGLPRFGIEMVPKEPEGTSHMEDDVPLCEGFHWDSVADVSVFPRKRNMSESSVVTYSTTASRSLLREAEPTSVMNLQNTAKARLQTAPSPKEKDCDDQRDNKGIAQAKEHVKEMDVQKPVQDTEPVDAESSCMSSAELNGAKKRRAVGDVASPEIPNAERKNKRLKIKPKKELSQLDELLAVSLREEELNSSLQAVDSSLIQARSALQSAYMEVQRLLMVKQQVTAEMSSLRTKRIEILQGLQGGSDSPTRNCDENLSTSPILPLPSLASPENNVKPSYPATTSSILSPSPTSSPPVFAIKQERLSPITVNPAREPTGSPLSGLHSTTPEQSAAAATETDVEPVSLDANIKCSLNVKLCQKNIECAQDQKSELSPDHQAYLASQEHTQDLNPVSPKCSPPHNSPDAKAGKRIRKLKKKRVLRNTQTSKQPDISDSEQDSSQPVRPVRKLRSRRRNIGSCYSPPAAAEVKEESMEVTCAPDHLPETKGPTLASAGKETQDSDSSELEMVELPQSVPMEVVNLDSDEEERNLPQVSKESAAETAQSQNLACNEVTSTSEIDTSSVVTSCESAKNVTLAVIKESKASSEASSDAGEEDMPTEGSFEGHQEAVNGMQIHNGLLYTCSGDRTIRAFNLLSRKCVAVFDGHSSKVNCLVVSSGPGVPQRLYSGSSDQTIRCYNIKTRECVQQLGLPDRVLCLHNRWKVLYVGLGNGSVVTFSLKNNKQLDVFDCHGPRAVSCLATAQEGARRVLLVGSYDTTISVRDAKSGLLLRTLEGHTKTVLCMKVVNDLVFSGSSDQSVHAHNIHTGELVRVYKGHSHAVTVVAILGKVMVTACLDKLVRVFELQSHDRLQVYGGHSDMVMCMVIHKSMIYTGCYNGSVQAVRLNLLQNYRCWWHGCSLVFGVMEHLQQHLLNDHTSHTQQTLKCRWKNCDSFFNSRNGFKQAVQAHMQKHAEEDSKLES; from the exons ATGCAAATATATGATAACCCTCATAATAAGTGCATTTACGTACAAGTTAAGAGCTTGCTTTTGCTCAGGCAAATGTATGTGTTGTTAACAATTTCCTCTTTCAGATATACAGTGCATTTCTGTTATGGGCTAAAAtatatcatcaccaccatcatggGGAAAACCCAGACCTGCATTTTGTGTGAAATTGTCTACAACTCCAAACAG GAGATGGATGAGCATATGAGAAGTATGCTTCATCATCGCGAGCTGGAGAATCTTAAAGGCCG GGACTGTGGGCACGAGTGTCGGGCATGTGGGGTGACTGTGAAAAGCCTGACAGAGTATGCAGATCACATCTCCAGCCCCATGCACAAGCAGCGTGTGGAAGCCTTTGACCACCAGATATCTAAAGTAGACCAGGATGAGGGCTACTTTGATAAAGAGATGGTGGAGCTCATTGAAAAACGGAAGAAATTCATCAG ACAAGAGGAAGCAGCTTTGAAGAGGGccagagaggaaagagagaccATGAGAAAGTGGCAAGATATTAAGGAACAGTGGCACGATCCTAGGCAGTGGCGCCACCAACAAGGTGGCTCTTGGGGCCCAAGATTCCCCAACTTTCCCCTGCCATCCAGAGGTGGATTGAATACCAACTTGCATGAACCACACAGAGGCCCCGAGTTTGATTGTGACAGTTGGAACAGACGCCAGATTAGGAGCGCCACTTGGCATGCTGAAGGGCCCCCTGACTTGCAGAGATGGCAATCCTTTGATGGACGAGGAAGAAGCTTGCACAGTAGGGGAAACTATTGGGGAGGAAGACCGGGAATGTATGCAGGTTGCCCTCCACAGCAGAGAAACCAGTCAGCCTGGTCCAACACAGAAGGCAACAGAGGGAACTTTGACAGACAAAATGACTTGAATTGGCAACACTCCAAAGCTAATCACTGCACTGCAGTATCTAGGATACATCACCTGCAGAAACCACATCATAGTACTGAGAGCCAGAAAAAGTTCTTCCAAAAACAGGAAGGTTGTGCAGAGAATGATCCTGGAAAGGGGAAGGGGAAGTGTGACAAGACCCATCGTTGGGCACCATATCCTCCAACTTTGCTTGGAGATCCTTTATCTCAAAGTGATGTCCAGCCTTCTACAGATAACGTGAATTTTGACTCTCCTGGGCATAGTAACAAACGAGATTTGAATGTAAACAACCAAGACTTGGAGCAAAAAAATGACGTGGAAGAGTGCAGAAAGCAGAGTCCCATTAAGAGAAATGACAGCAGTGGGAAAACACAGAGACTAAATCATACATCTTCACCACCTTCTTCCTTGCCTTCACCTTCTCAAAAACTTGAGAGGCCCACCAAGCATTCTGAAAAAAGTGTTGCTGCTGACCCTGGTTCAGTGACTAATCTCAGTCGAACATCAAGTCAAGACTCTGTTACCTCTAAAGCTTCAAAGCATTCTCACTCAAGCTCCAGGTCCCCTCCAGCTGTATCGACTGACCAAGAACGGGAACATCTGCTTTCTGTAATGCTGCGCAAAGCAAAGGAGAACCTTTTGCATAATCATACCTCAGTAGAAAAGTCTGCTACAGAAGACGACTTCCGAGGTGCTGAACTGCATATCCAAGAAGATGAGTTGTTAGAAGTTTCAGAGTTAAGCAGTACAAAAGATTGCAGTAGAAGTAAGAAGAAATCAAAGGAGCACAacggaagaaggaaagaagaggAGCACAATGAAAAGAGCAAAGAATGGCAGTCCCACGGAACTGAGGTAGCTGTGCCATCTGACTGCTCAACAAACGACATCAATATGCTGTCTCTGCAATCACTGCAGGTCAGCACATCCACCATGGACCgggaagatgaggatgatggagcTGAAAGGGAGGAAGATCTTGTTCAAGATCACGGAACACAAGCTACAGATGAAGGCATGTCTGACAGTGAGGGCAGCCGCACAAGCCACTCTCTTGCCACGGTGCCTTCCCTGAAAAAGCTGGCCCTGCCTGCTAGTCTCACGCGGGATTTGAACCGGCACATTGGCAGCAAAGGCAAAGGAATTGCCCATGAGCCCAACCTGAACATTGCACGGCGTTTCAGGAACGTAAGTGGCACACATGAGAATGAAAAAGACAGTGGCCTGAAGCCCACCCTGCGACACCTCATCAGCTCCTCTGCCTCCAGAAGAAATGTTAACTGGGACCAGGTATATCAGGAGGTCCATCGCAAAAAGCAGGAGCAGGGCAAGGGTTTGCCGAG GTTTGGAATAGAGATGGTGCCCAAAGAGCCAGAGGGTACAAGCCACATGGAAGATGATGTTCCACTTTGTGAAGGCTTCCATTGGGACTCTGTAGCTGATGTGTCTGTATTTCCGCGCAAACGCAACATGTCAGAAAGCAGTGTTGTCACCTATAGCACTACAGCATCCCGTTCACTCCTCAGAGAAGCAGAACCAACTTCTGTCATGAACTTACAAAACACTGCCAAGGCAAGGCTTCAGACTGCTCCCTCACCTAAAGAGAAGGATTGTGATGATCAAAGGGATAATAAGGGCATAGCTCAAGCCAAAGAACACGTAAAGGAAATGGATGTACAAAAGCCTGTCCAGGACACAGAGCCTGTGGATGCTGAGAGTAGTTGCATGTCAAGCGCTGAGCTGAATGGAGCAAAGAAACGCAGAGCAGTGGGG GACGTGGCATCCCCAGAAATTCctaatgcagaaagaaaaaacaagaggCTGAAAATCAAGCCTAAGAAAG AACTCTCTCAGTTAGACGAGTTGTTGGCAGTTTCTTTGCGGGAGGAGGAACTGAACAGCTCTCTGCAGGCAGTGGATAGCAGTTTGATCCAGGCTCGATCAGCCCTGCAGTCTGCCTATATGGAAGTGCAGCGTCTGCTAATGGTCAAACAGCAG GTAACCGCAGAGATGAGTTCCCTGAGGACCAAGCGTATAGAAATTCTACAAGGGTTACAAG GAGGGTCTGATTCTCCAACAAGAAACTGTGATGAGAACCTGAGCACTTCACCAATCCTACCATTGCCCTCTTTGGCCTCGCCCGAAAATAATGTTAAGCCCAGTTATCCAGCTACTACTTCTTCCATCCTCTCACCATCGCCCACCTCTAGCCCACCTGTTTTTGCAATCAAACAGGAGCGTTTGTCACCCATAACTGTCAACCCAGCACGAGAGCCTACAGGCAGCCCACTTTCTGGCCTTCACAGTACCACTCCAGAGCAATCTGCAGCAGCTGCCACTGAGACTGATGTGGAACCTGTCAGTTTAG ATGCCAATATAAAGTGCAGTCTTAATGTAAAGCTGTGTCAGAAGAATATAGAATGTGCCCAGGATCAAAAGTCAGAGCTGTCTCCTGACCATCAAGCTTACCTTGCATCTCAGGAGCATACGCAAGATCTTAACCCAGTCTCTCCTAAGTGCTCTCCACCACACAATAGCCCAGACGCTAAAGCTGGAAAGCGTATAAGAAAGCTGAAAAAGAAGAGGGttctgagaaacacacagacaagcaaGCAGCCAGACATCAGTGACTCCGAGCAAGATTCCAGTCAACCGGTCCGGCCTGTTCGCAAGCTACGTTCTCGCCGGCGCAACATTGGCTCATGCTACTCTCCCCCTGCTGCTGCTGAAGTAAAAGAGGAGAGCATGGAGGTGACATGTGCACCAGATCATCTCCCAGAAACAAAGGGACCAACACTGGCTTCTGCTGGAAAGGAGACTCAGGACTCTGACTCTTCAGAGCTGGAGATGGTGGAGCTCCCCCAGTCTGTACCTATGGAAGTAGTCAATTTGGACTCAGATGAGGAAGAAAGAAACCTTCCTCAAGTCTCCAAGGAGTCTGCTGCTGAGACGGCACAAAGCCAGAACCTTGCATGTAATGAGGTCACCTCTACCAGTGAAATTGACACCAGCAGTGTAGTCACAAGCTGTGAAAG TGCAAAGAATGTGACTCTGGCAGTTATAAAAGAGTCCAAAGCATCTTCCG AAGCATCATCAGATGCTGGTGAAGAGGACATGCCAACTGAGGGCTCATTTGAGGGCCATCAGGAGGCTGTGAATGGAATGCAAATACATAATGGTTTGCTGTATACATGCTCAGGAGACCGCACCATACGAGCATTCAACCTGCTG AGTCGTAAGTGTGTGGCAGTGTTTGATGGGCACAGCAGTAAGGTGAACTGCTTGGTGGTGTCATCTGGACCTGGCGTGCCACAGCGACTCTACTCTGGATCTAGTGACCAAACCATCCGCTGCTATAACATCAAG ACCCGAGAGTGTGTGCAGCAGCTCGGCCTCCCTGACCGTGTACTTTGCCTTCATAACCGTTGGAAAGTGCTGTACGTCGGGCTGGGTAATGGCTCAGTGGTCACCTTCAGCCTCAAG AACAACAAGCAGCTAGATGTGTTTGACTGCCACGGGCCACGGGCAGTGAGCTGCTTGGCTACAGCACAGGAGGGAGCTCGGCGTGTGTTACTTGTTGGCTCTTATGACACCACCATCAGTGTAAGAGATGCCAAGAGTGGCCTTCTGCTGCGTACCCTAGAGGGACACACTAAAACAGTCCTCTGCATGAAG gtGGTGAACGATCTAGTCTTCAGTGGATCTAGTGACCAGTCTGTCCATGCACACAATATACAC ACGGGGGAGCTTGTAAGGGTCTATAAGGGCCATAGTCACGCTGTCACTGTGGTGGCCATACTGGGGAAGGTGATGGTCACAGCatgtctggacaagctggtCCGTGTGTTTGAGCTGCAG TCTCATGACAGGTTACAGGTGTATGGAGGACATTCAGACATGGTGATGTGTATGGTCATCCACAAGAGCATG ATCTACACAGGTTGTTATAATGGGAGTGTACAGGCTGTCCGGCTGAACCTACTTCAGAACTACCGCTGCTGG TGGCATGGATGCTCGCTGGTCTTTGGTGTAATGGAGCACCTGCAGCAGCACCTGTTGAATGACCACACCAGCCACACGCAGCAGACGCTCAAGTGCCGCTGGAAAAACTGTGACTCCTTCTTCAACTCCCGCAACGGCTTCAAACAG GCCGTGCAAGCTCACATGCAGAAACATGCAGAGGAGGACAGTAAACTGGAGTCTTAA